A window of the Dunckerocampus dactyliophorus isolate RoL2022-P2 chromosome 19, RoL_Ddac_1.1, whole genome shotgun sequence genome harbors these coding sequences:
- the LOC129172144 gene encoding pro-opiomelanocortin-like, translated as MVLPCWLSVALMACISIPVFGSECSICKNLSNNERILDCIEICRSASQTERPDLSTLALNISKDNELLPGLSRDTTKDKTPESKANSDRRRSYLIEHFRWSKPSRNMTQVSRPGIQSNRRSAYSMEHFRWGKPPGNMTPGLKLGPQGSKRSPYAMEHFRWGKPSGRKRRPVKIFAFPVKEPSLSSEAVFLPQARRHLNSKDDIFNRNQIQALQTETVLPLQRGSPSAATNINGNEEKPQGVLANIFRDIIFKDVQRIVG; from the exons ATGGTGCTCCCATGTTGGTTGTCAGTGGCACTGATGGCGTGTATTTCCATCCCAGTGTTTGGGTCAGAGTGCTCCATCTGCAAAAACCTCAGCAACAACGAGAGAATACTG GATTGCATTGAGATCTGCAGATCCGCCAGCCAGACAGAGCGTCCCGATCTCAGCACTTTAGCCCTTAACATCAGCAAAGACAACGAGCTCTTACCCGGCCTGTCCCGGGACACAACCAAAGACAAGACGCCCGAGTCTAAGGCCAACAGCGACAGGCGGCGCTCTTATTTGATCGAACACTTCCGTTGGAGTAAACCCTCCCGGAACATGACGCAGGTAAGCAGGCCGGGCATTCAAAGCAACAGACGAAGCGCTTACTCAATGGAGCACTTTCGCTGGGGGAAACCGCCCGGGAACATGACGCCTGGACTAAAGCTGGGACCCCAAGGCTCCAAGAGGAGCCCCTACGCAATGGAGCATTTCCGATGGGGCAAACCCTCCGGCCGCAAACGCAGACCGGTTAAGATCTTTGCCTTCCCCGTGAAGGAGCCCTCATTGTCTTCGGAGGCTGTTTTCCTCCCTCAGGCGCGCAGGCATCTGAACAGTAAAGACGACATTTTCAACCGGAATCAGATCCAAGCCCTGCAAACAGAAACAGTGCTACCACTTCAAAGAGGGAGTCCGTCTGCTGCTACCAACATTAACGGCAATGAGGAGAAACCTCAGGGAGTGCTGGCCAACATCTTCAGGGACATTATTTTCAAAGATGTGCAGAGGATAGTAGGGTGA